One window of the Lemur catta isolate mLemCat1 chromosome 6, mLemCat1.pri, whole genome shotgun sequence genome contains the following:
- the PLCZ1 gene encoding 1-phosphatidylinositol 4,5-bisphosphate phosphodiesterase zeta-1, whose amino-acid sequence MSRTIAIEIIQKYEPIDEVRRERQMSFEGFARYMDSPECLLFKHECKRVYQDMTHPLNDYFISSSHNTYLISDQLVGPSDIWGYVSALVKGCRCLEIDCWDGAQNEPVVYHGYTLTSKLLFKTVIQAINKYAFMTSDYPVVLSLENHCSPSQQEVLADHLQSIFGESLLADILDDYPDKLPSPEALKFKILVKNKKIGTLKETHERKGSDKHGDNQDKETEVKKAISSKLFKKKKTRKLKIALALSDLVIYTKAEKFRSFQHSRLYQQFNENNSIGESRARKLSKLKVQEFILHTRKFITRIYPKATRADSSNFNPQEFWNIGCQMVALNFQTAGLPMDLQNGKFLDNGASGYILKPQFLRDAQSNFNPNIIRDSNPTTLIIRLISGIQLPLNSASSNKADTSVIIEVFGVPNDQTKQQTRVIKKNAFSPRWNETFTFIIHVPELALIRFVVENQGLITGNEFLGQYTIPFLCMNKGYRRVPLFSRMGESLEPASLFVYVWYVQ is encoded by the exons ATGAGTAGAACTATTGCTATTGAGATCATTCAGAAATATGAGCCCATTGATGAAG ttaggAGAGAACGCCAGATGTCATTTGAAGGTTTTGCAAGATACATGGATTCACCTGAATGTCTACTATTTAAACATGAATGTAAAAGAGTTTATCAAGATATGACTCATccattaaatgattattttatttcatcttcacataACACATATTTGATATCTGACCAATTAGTGGGACCAAGTGACATTTGGGGATATGTGAG TGCCCTTGTGAAAGGATGCCGTTGTCTGGAAATTGACTGCTGGGATGGAGCACAAAATGAACCTGTTGTATATCATGGCTACACATTGACCAGCAAGCTTCTGTTTAAAACTGTCATCCAAGCAATAAACAAATATGCATTCATG ACATCTGACTACCCAGTGGTGCTCTCTTTAGAAAATCACTGCTCCCCTTCCCAACAAGAAGTGCTGGCGGACCATTTGCAGAGTATTTTTGGAGAGTCCCTGCTTGCTGATATTCTTGATGATTATCCAGACAAACTACCTTCCCCAGAG GcactaaaattcaaaatattagttaaaaataagaaaataggaacCTTAAAGGAAACCCATGAAAGGAAAGGTTCTGATAAGCATGG AGACAATcaagataaggaaacagaagtaAAAAAGGCAATTTCATCAAAGCTTTTCAAGAAAAAGAAG accaGGAAGCTAAAAATTGCTCTGGCCTTATCTGATCTTGTCATTTATACTAAAGCTGAGAAGTTCAGAAGCTTTCAACATTCGCGACTGTATCagcaatttaatgaaaataattctatCGGGGAGTCACGAGCCCGAAAACTTTCAAAGTTGAAAG TCCAAGAGTTTATTTTACACACCAGGAAGTTCATTACCAGAATATATCCCAAAGCAACAAGAGCAGATTCTTCTAATTTTAATCCTCAAGAATTTTGGAATATAGGTTGTCAAATGG tgGCCTTAAATTTCCAGACTGCTGGTCTGCCTATggacctacaaaatgggaaattTTTGGATAATGGTgcttctggatatattttgaaaccaCAATTCCTAAGAGATGCTCAATCAAACTTTAATCCAAATATAATAAGAGACAGTAATCCAACTACACTTATAATAAGG CTCATCAGTGGGATCCAGTTGCCTCTTAATAGTGCATCATCTAACAAAGCTGACACATCAGTGATAATAGAAGTTTTTGGTGTTCCAAATGATCAAACCAAGCAGCAGACTCGTGTAATTAAAAAAAACG cttttagTCCAAGATGGAACGAaacattcacatttattattCATGTGCCAGAATTGGCATTGATACGTTTTGTTGTTGAAAATCAAGGTTTAATAACAGGAAATGAATTTCTTGGGCAATATACTATACCATTTCTATGTATGAACAAAG GTTACCGTCGTGTTCCTCTGTTTTCCAGAATGGGTGAGAGTCTTGAGCCTGCTTCACTGTTTGTTTATGTGTGGTACGTCCAATAG